One Deltaproteobacteria bacterium genomic region harbors:
- a CDS encoding peptidylprolyl isomerase, whose amino-acid sequence MKKLGFPLGAFSLVLTTMLFVLPASEAEVVDSILAIVNDEIVTQSDVADFENRLKTGGLVDDQLVPDENVRQSLLKDRELLIRKLIDARLIDAEVKRQGLSVPFERVEQEVRSISKRNGMQRDELKNALLEKGISFSTYQDFIKTGLERQSLVEKSVTSKIKISEDDVLASLIAEGRASDTQAFEYSIAHILFLNSKNGGADGSMARAALAIAKLKEGLGFDRVAADFSEDPNFEVGGALGTFKSGELSKNLEQAIAKLSPNEWTAPLPTTGGVHIVRLIKRRLIPDPRIEKEKDRVRAILGEKAFRRQYDMWLDSLRTDAFLRRNK is encoded by the coding sequence CTCGCGATCGTCAATGACGAGATCGTCACTCAGAGCGATGTTGCGGATTTTGAAAATCGTCTTAAAACAGGTGGGCTCGTAGATGATCAGCTTGTGCCTGACGAGAACGTCCGACAATCCTTGCTCAAGGATCGCGAACTATTGATCCGCAAACTTATCGACGCGCGATTAATTGACGCCGAAGTAAAACGCCAGGGCCTGTCGGTTCCATTCGAGCGAGTAGAACAAGAAGTTCGCTCGATTTCTAAACGAAATGGAATGCAAAGAGATGAATTGAAAAACGCTCTACTTGAAAAAGGGATTAGTTTTTCAACCTATCAAGATTTCATTAAAACGGGTCTTGAGCGCCAGTCGCTAGTAGAAAAATCTGTAACTTCAAAAATCAAAATCTCAGAAGACGATGTTTTGGCTTCGTTGATTGCAGAGGGGCGTGCTTCCGATACGCAGGCTTTTGAATATTCAATCGCGCACATCTTGTTTCTCAATTCGAAAAACGGAGGAGCCGACGGCTCTATGGCGCGTGCTGCACTTGCAATTGCAAAGCTTAAAGAGGGTCTGGGCTTCGATCGTGTTGCCGCCGATTTCTCTGAAGATCCAAACTTCGAAGTGGGCGGAGCGCTTGGAACATTTAAGTCGGGGGAGCTCTCGAAAAATCTTGAGCAAGCGATTGCTAAACTGTCTCCCAATGAATGGACCGCGCCGCTTCCAACGACTGGAGGAGTGCACATCGTCCGGCTTATCAAAAGACGTTTGATTCCGGATCCCAGAATTGAAAAAGAGAAGGATCGCGTTCGCGCGATCCTGGGCGAAAAAGCTTTCCGCCGGCAGTACGACATGTGGTTAGATTCTCTGCGTACCGACGCGTTTCTTCGCCGCAATAAATAA
- a CDS encoding 4-hydroxythreonine-4-phosphate dehydrogenase PdxA: MKKRSAQKIVITSGDRDGVGLEVTCKALTALGPQANTRFLVTAHISTFAELSKATYFLALQKKFRLVKIFDVPMKVAAKIMEDLKAGEIAVLLDSNRGLNSEAQWVLAAAELAHEKLISALVTGPVSKERFEALFPGCMGHTSLLARVSGKPVFQGYIGPKMSVVLATDHIPLSKVESFLTAMRLRGASDAVLQLRRLLPAKRRALPVTWLGLNPHSGENGLIGKFENRILKKRLIPRAFGPPLPADTAFGPEKLKSTSVYLSLYHDQGLIPFKMLHGQDSGFQISLGLPFIRTSVDHGTAKTIFGKGIANSGSMIDAIKAAMVAANNARPPRNKK; this comes from the coding sequence ATGAAAAAGCGTTCCGCTCAGAAAATTGTGATTACATCGGGGGACCGAGACGGCGTCGGCCTCGAAGTCACGTGTAAAGCTCTGACAGCTTTAGGCCCCCAGGCTAATACGCGGTTCTTGGTCACGGCTCATATATCTACGTTCGCGGAATTGAGCAAAGCTACGTACTTTCTGGCACTTCAAAAAAAGTTTCGACTGGTAAAGATCTTCGATGTTCCAATGAAGGTCGCCGCTAAAATTATGGAAGATCTTAAGGCCGGTGAAATCGCGGTTCTGCTGGATTCAAATCGCGGTTTAAACTCAGAGGCACAGTGGGTGTTGGCGGCTGCGGAGCTCGCTCACGAAAAACTTATTTCTGCTCTCGTCACCGGGCCGGTCTCTAAAGAGCGATTTGAAGCACTTTTCCCTGGGTGCATGGGGCACACTTCCCTGCTCGCTAGAGTTTCGGGCAAGCCGGTTTTTCAAGGCTACATTGGACCGAAAATGTCGGTGGTGCTGGCCACAGATCATATTCCGTTGAGCAAGGTAGAGTCATTCCTCACTGCAATGAGATTGCGTGGGGCTTCGGATGCAGTTTTGCAGTTACGCCGTCTTTTGCCGGCGAAACGAAGAGCTCTCCCCGTCACCTGGTTGGGTTTGAACCCACATTCCGGCGAGAATGGACTTATAGGTAAATTCGAAAACCGTATACTCAAGAAGCGGTTAATTCCTCGAGCGTTTGGACCACCTCTTCCGGCCGACACCGCGTTTGGACCAGAAAAGTTGAAATCCACCTCAGTTTATCTTTCGCTATACCATGACCAAGGACTTATCCCATTTAAGATGCTGCATGGCCAAGACTCTGGCTTCCAGATCTCTTTGGGACTACCTTTTATCCGCACAAGTGTTGATCATGGAACCGCTAAGACAATATTTGGAAAAGGCATCGCTAATTCTGGGTCAATGATCGACGCCATTAAGGCGGCAATGGTGGCGGCGAATAACGCTCGCCCACCACGAAACAAGAAGTGA
- a CDS encoding phosphomannomutase/phosphoglucomutase, translating into MMNPVIFREYDIRGVVGKDFDDAFAYDLGRSYVSFVAEKTGKKKLTLSVGYDARLSSPTLAKSLENGMLDSGANVIRLGLVTTPISYFSCFALEIDGGFMVTGSHNPPEYNGFKISVGKTTIYGNDIQELLKIMESKRFIKLNGVKGEAKDHDIFPQYVQRYKEEFKGLEGVKVVLDCGNGAAGCIARRLYEAVGLKPVILFEEPDGRFPNHHPDPTVEENLDALKAAVRKEGAAVGIGFDGDADRIGIVDENGRFVLGDEMMVIISRAVLEANPGAKIIGDVKCSDRLYADIKNHGGIGIMWKTGHSLVKAKIKEEKAPFGGELSGHVFFADRNYGYDDALYAGLRLVEIIAKKKKPLSSMLDGVPSAHNTPEIRIDTTEEKKVSIVEKLRSTYGNGTADKKVNLIDGIRISFNDGWALARASNTQPVLVLRFESETEAGLQRIRKEIESVVQPLL; encoded by the coding sequence ATGATGAATCCGGTTATTTTTCGAGAGTATGACATTCGCGGTGTAGTTGGAAAAGATTTTGACGACGCCTTTGCTTATGATCTTGGTCGTTCTTACGTCTCCTTTGTTGCCGAAAAAACCGGGAAGAAGAAACTTACTCTTTCAGTTGGCTACGATGCGCGGCTCTCGTCGCCGACTCTTGCTAAATCGCTAGAAAACGGGATGCTCGATTCGGGCGCAAATGTAATTCGACTCGGCCTAGTTACAACGCCAATTTCCTACTTCTCGTGCTTCGCGCTGGAGATCGACGGCGGATTCATGGTGACCGGTAGCCACAACCCACCCGAATACAATGGTTTCAAAATTTCGGTCGGCAAAACAACGATTTACGGAAACGATATCCAAGAACTCCTGAAAATCATGGAGTCAAAACGCTTCATCAAGCTGAACGGCGTCAAAGGCGAAGCCAAAGACCATGATATTTTCCCGCAGTATGTTCAGCGATACAAAGAAGAATTCAAAGGACTTGAGGGAGTCAAAGTCGTCTTGGATTGTGGAAACGGTGCCGCGGGTTGCATAGCTCGCCGCCTCTACGAAGCCGTTGGACTTAAGCCCGTGATTCTTTTCGAAGAGCCCGATGGACGCTTTCCCAATCACCACCCAGATCCAACTGTCGAAGAAAATCTCGATGCATTGAAAGCTGCAGTTCGAAAGGAAGGGGCGGCTGTAGGAATTGGATTTGATGGCGATGCAGATCGAATTGGCATCGTGGACGAAAATGGTCGCTTTGTATTGGGCGACGAAATGATGGTTATTATTTCCCGGGCGGTTTTAGAAGCAAATCCCGGCGCAAAGATAATTGGAGATGTTAAGTGCTCTGATCGTCTCTACGCTGATATTAAAAATCACGGCGGCATCGGAATCATGTGGAAAACCGGCCACAGCCTTGTCAAAGCTAAGATCAAAGAAGAAAAAGCACCTTTTGGCGGCGAACTTTCCGGCCACGTTTTTTTTGCTGATCGCAATTACGGTTATGACGATGCACTTTATGCCGGCCTTCGTCTTGTCGAGATTATCGCCAAGAAAAAGAAGCCACTATCTTCTATGCTTGACGGTGTTCCATCAGCGCACAACACGCCGGAAATTCGAATCGACACCACCGAAGAAAAGAAAGTTTCGATCGTCGAAAAGCTGCGCTCTACCTATGGCAACGGAACGGCCGACAAAAAAGTTAATCTCATCGATGGAATCCGCATAAGCTTCAACGACGGTTGGGCGCTAGCGCGCGCATCCAATACTCAGCCTGTTCTCGTTTTGCGCTTTGAATCTGAAACTGAAGCTGGGCTTCAGCGAATCAGAAAAGAAATTGAATCTGTTGTTCAACCGCTTCTCTAG
- the uvrA gene encoding excinuclease ABC subunit UvrA, translated as MSKDTGSEDFGSIVIRGAKEHNLKNLSLEIPRGKITVITGLSGSGKSSLAFDTIYAEGQRRYVDSLSTYARNFLEKLSKPNVDSITGLSPAIAIDQKSVGLNPRSTVGTVTEIYDYLRLLYARVGEARCPDHGIKVEGQLPDQIINEILKLPPGTKLYLLAPVVQGKKGEFFQDFQKWMKKGFVHAKVDGEYIELSSAKKLTKTKVHDIDLVIDRLVIKEGIKTRVAESVHSAIQMAEGQVAIEIQGKGTRKAYSIHSACPTCGFGFPELEPRFFSFNNPRGACRTCKGLGTIDIEEIESRDEGTNEASIATNVSYRLADRVKRKSDDDEESDGQVDMMAIRSCPDCKGTRLSRESRSVFVADRCITDLSSLPASELLDAIRKAQWSPRQSTVGDKILKQIEQRLDYLVRVGAGYLSLDRPTRTLSGGENQRIRLASQVGSSLIGVLYVLDEPSIGLHPRDHRRLLSILRDLRDLGNTVLLVEHDDDTIRTADHVIDIGPRAGRLGGEIIAQGTPDYIANHPTSVTGQYLSGRKTVPIPKVRRKGNGHQLILKGAKGNNLKGVDVAIPLGTLTSVTGVSGSGKSTAIMDTLYRALSNHFFRANWTVAEHESITGMQHLDKVIDINQNPIGRTPRSTPATYVGLFPLVRDLFASLPDSKVRGYAPGRFSFNVKGGRCETCQGGGQIKVEMHFLSDVFVGCDACRGRRYNKETMAIHFKGKSIADVLEMTVAEALEFFQNHSNIYRKLETLNRVGLDYLSLGQSSTTLSGGEAQRVKLSKELSKRGTGKTLYILDEPTTGLHFEDVAKLVELLHELVTQGNTVLVIEHNMDVVKASDYVIDLGPDGGRGGGEIVAQGPPEAIVKVKRSETAIFLKRALEHSV; from the coding sequence ATGTCTAAAGATACTGGGTCTGAGGACTTCGGCTCGATCGTCATTCGTGGCGCAAAGGAGCACAACCTAAAGAACCTATCGCTAGAAATCCCTCGCGGAAAAATTACGGTCATAACTGGTCTCAGCGGATCAGGAAAATCGAGTCTCGCGTTTGATACTATTTATGCCGAAGGGCAGCGTCGCTACGTGGATTCGCTTTCGACCTACGCGCGAAATTTTTTGGAAAAACTATCTAAGCCCAACGTTGATTCTATTACTGGCCTTAGCCCGGCGATAGCGATTGATCAAAAGTCTGTCGGACTTAATCCGCGATCCACCGTCGGGACCGTCACAGAAATTTACGATTATCTTCGACTACTGTATGCTCGTGTAGGCGAGGCTCGCTGCCCGGATCACGGAATCAAAGTCGAAGGTCAGCTGCCCGATCAGATCATCAATGAAATTTTAAAACTTCCTCCGGGAACAAAACTTTATCTTCTGGCTCCTGTTGTTCAGGGAAAGAAAGGCGAGTTCTTTCAAGACTTTCAAAAATGGATGAAGAAGGGCTTTGTTCACGCGAAAGTCGACGGCGAATACATCGAACTTTCATCGGCGAAGAAGCTGACAAAAACAAAAGTTCACGACATCGATCTCGTCATCGATCGGTTAGTTATTAAAGAAGGGATAAAAACACGCGTCGCAGAGAGTGTTCATTCGGCGATTCAGATGGCCGAAGGCCAAGTGGCAATCGAAATTCAGGGGAAGGGCACACGGAAAGCATACTCCATTCATTCCGCCTGCCCGACCTGTGGCTTCGGGTTTCCAGAGCTTGAGCCAAGGTTTTTTAGCTTCAATAACCCTAGGGGTGCGTGTCGAACCTGCAAAGGTCTCGGCACGATCGATATCGAAGAAATTGAATCGCGCGATGAGGGTACTAACGAAGCAAGCATAGCGACCAATGTCTCCTACCGTCTTGCCGACCGCGTGAAACGAAAATCAGACGATGATGAAGAGAGCGATGGCCAAGTCGATATGATGGCCATTCGATCCTGCCCTGATTGCAAAGGCACCAGACTGAGTCGCGAATCGCGTAGTGTTTTTGTCGCCGATCGCTGCATCACCGATTTGTCATCGTTGCCGGCGTCTGAACTTTTAGATGCCATTCGAAAGGCGCAGTGGTCGCCAAGGCAGTCAACTGTGGGCGATAAAATTTTAAAGCAAATCGAGCAGCGCTTGGACTATCTCGTCCGCGTCGGTGCAGGCTATTTAAGTCTTGATCGCCCTACCCGAACTCTCTCGGGGGGCGAAAACCAACGGATTCGCCTAGCTTCACAAGTTGGGAGTTCATTGATTGGCGTTCTTTACGTCTTAGATGAGCCGTCGATTGGACTACATCCTCGCGATCATCGGCGACTGCTCTCTATACTTCGCGATCTTCGTGATCTTGGAAACACCGTGCTCTTGGTCGAACATGATGACGACACGATTCGCACAGCAGATCACGTGATTGATATCGGCCCACGCGCCGGTCGCCTCGGCGGCGAAATCATCGCTCAAGGAACCCCCGATTACATTGCGAATCACCCGACGAGTGTCACAGGACAATACTTGAGTGGACGCAAGACTGTCCCGATCCCTAAAGTGCGCCGAAAAGGCAATGGCCATCAGCTGATATTGAAAGGCGCAAAAGGAAACAATTTGAAAGGGGTCGATGTCGCGATTCCACTGGGAACTTTGACCTCCGTTACCGGCGTGTCCGGCTCGGGTAAGTCGACAGCGATTATGGACACTCTTTATCGTGCGCTTTCAAACCATTTTTTTCGCGCTAATTGGACAGTGGCCGAACACGAATCGATCACCGGAATGCAGCATTTGGATAAGGTCATTGATATCAATCAAAATCCAATTGGTCGTACGCCGCGATCCACACCCGCTACTTATGTAGGCTTGTTTCCACTCGTACGCGACCTTTTTGCATCGCTCCCAGATTCGAAAGTTCGAGGTTATGCTCCTGGACGGTTTAGTTTCAATGTCAAAGGCGGCCGATGTGAAACCTGCCAGGGCGGCGGACAAATTAAAGTAGAGATGCATTTCCTTTCGGACGTGTTCGTCGGTTGCGACGCCTGTCGCGGACGACGCTACAACAAAGAAACAATGGCTATTCACTTCAAAGGAAAAAGCATCGCAGACGTTTTAGAAATGACGGTCGCGGAAGCGCTCGAGTTTTTCCAAAACCATTCCAACATCTACCGAAAACTGGAAACTCTGAATCGCGTCGGGCTTGATTACCTTTCGCTTGGACAAAGCTCTACGACATTAAGCGGAGGAGAGGCTCAGCGCGTGAAGCTCTCAAAAGAGCTTTCCAAGCGGGGCACTGGAAAAACACTCTATATCTTAGACGAGCCCACTACGGGTCTTCATTTTGAAGACGTCGCGAAACTTGTCGAGCTTTTACATGAACTCGTCACGCAGGGAAATACCGTCCTTGTCATTGAACACAATATGGACGTGGTGAAGGCATCGGACTATGTAATTGATCTTGGTCCTGACGGCGGACGCGGTGGTGGTGAGATTGTGGCCCAGGGTCCACCGGAAGCAATCGTTAAGGTGAAGCGGTCAGAGACTGCGATCTTCTTAAAACGCGCCCTTGAGCATTCCGTTTAA